A region of Ictalurus furcatus strain D&B chromosome 1, Billie_1.0, whole genome shotgun sequence DNA encodes the following proteins:
- the abcd4 gene encoding ATP-binding cassette sub-family D member 4 isoform X2 — translation MPNPRNSGPKRLRLDWRFIKRFCRILRVLFPRWCSRNVVMYGTLLGVTLLVQLVIYQVGLIPSQFFGVLSEKNYGKFKELVAFSVLLVLLNSALKSLEQYISNLLYISWRKCLTRSLHRDYFSGRVFYTLNVLRKDVDNPDQRMTQDAERLCNQLSSMASRLVISPFTISYYSYQCFNITGWIGFVSILGYFLVGTVANKFLIGPVVSTLVEQEKLEGNFRFKHMQIRVSAESAAFYRAGNVEHVRTDHRLQSLLHTQRNLINRELLLYLGVNTFDYMGSILSYIIIAIPIFAGVYDGLSPEDITVLISKNAFVCMYLINCFTQLIDLSTTVSDVAGYTHRIGELQEVMKDISRKQDDQEDCMPVGMGNFVRDGETSPSSSGAAVVLDKLSFTSPFSEDLLVKDLSLGVYEGTHLLVVGNTGTGKTSLLRVLNLLWEPSNGSVQMNTCFGPRGIMFLPQKPFLTDGTLREQVIFPLKDIIPDTGSVDDERILRYLELAGMSSLLKRTGGLDGKVDWNWYDVLSPGEIQRLCFARLFYLQPKYAVLDEATSALTEEAEEQMYRACKQLGMTLISLGHRSSLKQYHDVMLRLCGGGQWELTELETR, via the exons ATGCCGAACCCGAGGAACTCCGGTCCCAAAAG ACTGAGGTTGGACTGGAGGTTCATCAAGAGATTCTGCAGAATATTAAGAGTGCTTTTCCCGAGATGGTGCAGTCGGAATGTTGTCATGTACGGCACGCTGCTCGGAGTCACTcttttag TTCAGCTGGTGATTTACCAGGTGGGTCTGATCCCCAGTCAGTTCTTCGGCGTGTTGTCGGAGAAGAACTACGGCAAGTTTAAGGAGCTGGTGGCGTTTTCCGTCCTGCTCGTCCTGCTCAACTCTGCG CTGAAGAGTCTGGAGCAGTACATCAGCAATCTCCTGTACATCAGCTGGAGGAAATGTCTAACGCGGAGCCTCCATCGAGATTACTTCAGCGGACGGGTCTTCTACACCCTCAACGTCCTCCGGAAGGATGTCGATAACCC AGACCAGAGGATGACTCAGGATGCAGAGAGGTTGTGTAATCAGTTGAGCAGCATGGCCAGTCGACTGGTCATTTCCCCGTTCACCATCTCCTACTACTCATACCAGTGCTTTAACAT CACTGGATGGATTGGATTCGTCAGTATCCTCGGATACTTCCTGGTCGGCACCGTCGCCAACAAGTTCCTGATCGGACCCGTCGTGTCCACATTGGTTGAACAGGAAAAGCTGGAAGGAAACTTCAG GTTCAAGCACATGCAGATCAGAGTCAGTGCCGAATCCGCGGCTTTCTACAG AGCAGGGAACGTGGAACACGTGCGGACGGACCACAGACTCCAGAGTCTCTTGCACACACAGAGGAACCTGATCAACAGGGAGCTCCTGCTCTATC TTGGAGTAAACACGTTTGACTATATGGGAAGCATCCTCAGCTACATCATCATTGCCATACCCATCTTTGCGGGCGTGTACGATGGTTTGAGCCCGGAGGACATCACCGTTCTCATCAGCAAG AATGCCTTTGTGTGCATGTACCTGATTAATTGTTTCACGCAGCTTATAGATCTTTCCACGACAGTCTCCGATGTTGCAGGTTACACCCACAG AATTGGAGAACTACAGGAAGTGATGAAGGACATCAGCAGGAAGCAGGATGATCAAGAAGACTGTATGCCTGTGGGGATGGGTAACTTcgtcag GGATGGAGAGACCTCGCCCTCTTCCAGCGGCGCTGCTGTCGTACTGGACAAGCTGTCCTTTACGTCTCCGTTCTCCGAGGATCTGCTGGTGAAGGACTTGAGTCTCGGGGTTTATGAGGGAACACACCTGCTGGTGGTGGGAAACACGGGCACGGGGAAAACATCTCTCCTCAGGGTCCTCAACCTTCTGTGGGAACCTTCTAATG GTTCTGTTCAGATGAACACGTGTTTTGGGCCGAGGGGAATCATGTTCCTGCCCCAGAAACCCTTCCTGACCGACGGCACCCTTCGAGAACAG GTGATCTTCCCCTTAAAAGACATCATTCCAGACACAG GTTCCGTTGACGACGAGAGAATTTTGCGATACCTGGAACTGGCTGGGATG tccagTCTTTTGAAGAGGACGGGAGGTCTGGACGGGAAAGTGGACTGGAACTG GTATGATGTTTTATCACCAGGTGAGATTCAGAGGCTGTGCTTTGCCAGGCTTTTCTACCTGCAGCCAAAATACGCAG TGCTGGATGAAGCCACCAGCGCTCTGACAGAAGAAGCTGAGGAACAGATGTACAGGGCTTGTAAACAGCTGGGCATGACTCTGATAAGCCTGGGTCACCGCAGCAGCCTGAAGCAG tatcaTGATGTCATGCTGAGGCTGTGTGGAGGCGGGCAGTGGGAACTCACTGAATTGGAAACGAGGTGA
- the abcd4 gene encoding ATP-binding cassette sub-family D member 4 isoform X1 encodes MEIFSVSMLDRIQQQKVFVFFVCLFFPHRLRLDWRFIKRFCRILRVLFPRWCSRNVVMYGTLLGVTLLVQLVIYQVGLIPSQFFGVLSEKNYGKFKELVAFSVLLVLLNSALKSLEQYISNLLYISWRKCLTRSLHRDYFSGRVFYTLNVLRKDVDNPDQRMTQDAERLCNQLSSMASRLVISPFTISYYSYQCFNITGWIGFVSILGYFLVGTVANKFLIGPVVSTLVEQEKLEGNFRFKHMQIRVSAESAAFYRAGNVEHVRTDHRLQSLLHTQRNLINRELLLYLGVNTFDYMGSILSYIIIAIPIFAGVYDGLSPEDITVLISKNAFVCMYLINCFTQLIDLSTTVSDVAGYTHRIGELQEVMKDISRKQDDQEDCMPVGMGNFVRDGETSPSSSGAAVVLDKLSFTSPFSEDLLVKDLSLGVYEGTHLLVVGNTGTGKTSLLRVLNLLWEPSNGSVQMNTCFGPRGIMFLPQKPFLTDGTLREQVIFPLKDIIPDTGSVDDERILRYLELAGMSSLLKRTGGLDGKVDWNWYDVLSPGEIQRLCFARLFYLQPKYAVLDEATSALTEEAEEQMYRACKQLGMTLISLGHRSSLKQYHDVMLRLCGGGQWELTELETR; translated from the exons ATGGAAATCTTTAGCGTATCCATGTTGGATCGTATACAACAGcagaaagtgtttgttttttttgtttgtttgtttttcccgcACAGACTGAGGTTGGACTGGAGGTTCATCAAGAGATTCTGCAGAATATTAAGAGTGCTTTTCCCGAGATGGTGCAGTCGGAATGTTGTCATGTACGGCACGCTGCTCGGAGTCACTcttttag TTCAGCTGGTGATTTACCAGGTGGGTCTGATCCCCAGTCAGTTCTTCGGCGTGTTGTCGGAGAAGAACTACGGCAAGTTTAAGGAGCTGGTGGCGTTTTCCGTCCTGCTCGTCCTGCTCAACTCTGCG CTGAAGAGTCTGGAGCAGTACATCAGCAATCTCCTGTACATCAGCTGGAGGAAATGTCTAACGCGGAGCCTCCATCGAGATTACTTCAGCGGACGGGTCTTCTACACCCTCAACGTCCTCCGGAAGGATGTCGATAACCC AGACCAGAGGATGACTCAGGATGCAGAGAGGTTGTGTAATCAGTTGAGCAGCATGGCCAGTCGACTGGTCATTTCCCCGTTCACCATCTCCTACTACTCATACCAGTGCTTTAACAT CACTGGATGGATTGGATTCGTCAGTATCCTCGGATACTTCCTGGTCGGCACCGTCGCCAACAAGTTCCTGATCGGACCCGTCGTGTCCACATTGGTTGAACAGGAAAAGCTGGAAGGAAACTTCAG GTTCAAGCACATGCAGATCAGAGTCAGTGCCGAATCCGCGGCTTTCTACAG AGCAGGGAACGTGGAACACGTGCGGACGGACCACAGACTCCAGAGTCTCTTGCACACACAGAGGAACCTGATCAACAGGGAGCTCCTGCTCTATC TTGGAGTAAACACGTTTGACTATATGGGAAGCATCCTCAGCTACATCATCATTGCCATACCCATCTTTGCGGGCGTGTACGATGGTTTGAGCCCGGAGGACATCACCGTTCTCATCAGCAAG AATGCCTTTGTGTGCATGTACCTGATTAATTGTTTCACGCAGCTTATAGATCTTTCCACGACAGTCTCCGATGTTGCAGGTTACACCCACAG AATTGGAGAACTACAGGAAGTGATGAAGGACATCAGCAGGAAGCAGGATGATCAAGAAGACTGTATGCCTGTGGGGATGGGTAACTTcgtcag GGATGGAGAGACCTCGCCCTCTTCCAGCGGCGCTGCTGTCGTACTGGACAAGCTGTCCTTTACGTCTCCGTTCTCCGAGGATCTGCTGGTGAAGGACTTGAGTCTCGGGGTTTATGAGGGAACACACCTGCTGGTGGTGGGAAACACGGGCACGGGGAAAACATCTCTCCTCAGGGTCCTCAACCTTCTGTGGGAACCTTCTAATG GTTCTGTTCAGATGAACACGTGTTTTGGGCCGAGGGGAATCATGTTCCTGCCCCAGAAACCCTTCCTGACCGACGGCACCCTTCGAGAACAG GTGATCTTCCCCTTAAAAGACATCATTCCAGACACAG GTTCCGTTGACGACGAGAGAATTTTGCGATACCTGGAACTGGCTGGGATG tccagTCTTTTGAAGAGGACGGGAGGTCTGGACGGGAAAGTGGACTGGAACTG GTATGATGTTTTATCACCAGGTGAGATTCAGAGGCTGTGCTTTGCCAGGCTTTTCTACCTGCAGCCAAAATACGCAG TGCTGGATGAAGCCACCAGCGCTCTGACAGAAGAAGCTGAGGAACAGATGTACAGGGCTTGTAAACAGCTGGGCATGACTCTGATAAGCCTGGGTCACCGCAGCAGCCTGAAGCAG tatcaTGATGTCATGCTGAGGCTGTGTGGAGGCGGGCAGTGGGAACTCACTGAATTGGAAACGAGGTGA